The Cololabis saira isolate AMF1-May2022 chromosome 23, fColSai1.1, whole genome shotgun sequence genomic sequence atggggaagaaaggtgatttaagtgactttgaacgtggcgtGGTTGTTGGTGCAAGaaaggctggtctgagtatttcaaactgctgatctactgggattttttttttttaaggttttttttgggctctagtggccctttattgaagttgcagacaggaagggggtagagagagaaaggggatgacatgcagcaaaggtgcgcaggctgggatttgaacctgcgaccgctgcaggaggactgtagcctcagtatatgagacgcttgcttaacccactgcgccaccgagcggcccctactgggattttcacgcacaaccatctctagggtttacagagaatggtctgaaaaagaaaatatccagttagcggcagttctgtgggcgcaaataccttgttgatgccagaggtcagaggagaatggccagactggtcgAGCTGCTGGAaaagcaacagtaactcaaataaccactcgttacaaccgaggtatgcagaagagcatctctgaacgcacaacacaacaaaccttgaggcggatgggctacagcagcagaagaccataCCGGGTgccaagaacaggaaactgaggctagaATTCACACAGGctcaacaaaactggacaacagaagattggaaaaacgttgcctggtctgatgagtcatGATTTCTGCTACGACATTCGGATGGTAGAGTCAGAATTTGGCGtccacaacatgaaagcatggatccatcctgccttgtgtcaacggttcaggctggtggtggtggtgggtattttcctggcacactagGGCCAATTAGTACCAAATGAGCATTGTGTCAacaccacagcctacctgagtgttgttgctgaccatgtccatccctttatgacctcagtgtaccatcttctgatggatACTTGCAGCAGGATAATGCGCCATGTCATAAAGCGTGAATCATCTCAggctggtttcttgaacatgataatgagttcactactcaaatagcctccacagtcaccagaccTCAACCCAATGGAGCACCTTTGGGATATGGTGGAACaggagattcacatcatggatgtgcagccgacgaATCTGCAGCAACTGGATGATtcttgttgaatctatgccacgaaggattaaggcagttctgaaggcaaaagggcgtccaacccggtactaggaaggtgtacctaataaagtcaTAAGAAATCCTAACCAATATTATTGCTAAAATTgctatccatccatgcaaccatcaACTTCCGCTTATTCAGGTTTGGTTATGTCGAGCCACATTGTCATGGGAAGCTCCAGCCCCTACCCcctacagggctttgaactggactcaagaacttttgttgagactccaatttcctaccccatgtgaaggtcccgacacctcggaagttggctcaaacagacaactggactcaacaacttttgttgagactccaatttcctaccccatgtgaaggtcccgacacctcggaagttggctcaaacagacaactggactcaacaacttttgttgagactccaatttcctaccccatgtgaaggtcccgacacctcagaagttggttcaaacagatttgaatcaacgagagcaccctatggggtgatttggaggtctgtgacagtcatgacaaatgtctgataatgacatttggcccgagtcacatccgactgtaaattactttttgtctctcgcctgattgGTGTATTCTTGCTTTAACTTCTTGTATAAGAAGCTTGTTCCAATTTCACTCGGTGTCAGCCACCGAACCagacactgtctgtatctgtcagctgaacgccggctagaataaaatctctcaataccacagcggactcttgaactggactttgtaatattcttcaacaatttggcgctgtgacccggatgacaatagaccttcgatggaaactcctgttccagaacaacggcgcaatcagcgactctatctaaaattttagaggttaggggatccacttacaaaatcccaaattattgttgctgagttgttgtcgaaagtctgtgaattggagtgccggagaatggttgacgtcatcctgagattttaggtaagtccgctgtgtggttgtgaaggttatattttttgttattattttgtgttattgggaaggttattgtagagatgtttttaggaacgctgacaatttcataacacttgaatctgattgtgttgtgagaatgttctgcttctcctgccttagaaTTGACTAGCTCTtctaaaaggtttaatatctcgggtaacattaaaaagaaagaaatggccaGAACGAAACggttggtctgagtaccaaAACTAAGTCCAGTGGGACTTGCATATGCAGGACGTGAGGTCCATaaaagtgttggaacactgagtTATTTGTGGAAAACGGACATATATGTAGAAGAactggttttattttataaatggggATGACTAGCTCTCCCAAATACTTGAgatatatttcatttcagtaagaatcGACTTGCTCTCCTTACATTAAGCCGAATGATTTGTAGGCTCAAGTAGACTGATGGTTGGAAGAATCAGAAAGTGATTTGTGGGTAAAAGTAAGTGTAATTGAAGTTTTTTTCTCTGGGAGGGATCTTACAGAAGGAAAAATGGGAAGTTTTCTCAGTAAAGAGTCAGAGGAAGAGTTGACTGGTCCTTCTAAATACATGTACGATAACTACGGTACCAATAGCACTAAGTTTGTTAAAACATGGGTTAAGATAACTAAAGACGACGGTCTCTTAAAATTTCCCCCAAGTGGGACCTTTGACCGGACTAGATTAgaaaatttaaaggaaaaattaaATTCTCAAACAAATGGACAAAAGCACTTCAACTCCTTCAgattttggagggatgaaagcagacgccgtaatgcagaatcccaaatagcttcgcttacggATCAGAacaaaaagctgatggctcaaTTAGAAGAGTGTAAAAACGCAACGCAGACAAAGAAGGAATTAGACCCATTAACCGGGTCCTccacaaacattaaaataaacaaaaacaatcatgcCACAACTATGTACCCTGTGAAAGAATTGGAAgaacttaaaaacacaacgcagacaaaaatgaaagtggaaaaccatttaaatgatcaaatcaaaaacctttatccggtaaaacagattaaagaatcaagtgacgatgacacttctgatgatgACTGGATTTTACAACATCCCAAGTCTGAAGACAATAGCCAAAACAGTGAAGAGGAGTGGGTTGTGAAAAGAGGCAGAAAACCAAAGAAAACACAATCAGTAAAATTAGCTCCACTGATCACAATGGGAAAAGATGTTATCTACAAACCTTGGAGCCGAAGAGAACTAAAAGCGATAGTAGGAGATTTTCCCAAGGAtgtcagaaaaaataaacaaaaatggctagaTGAATGGGAATCAGTATGCACAATATACACACCTCACATGCCTGACATAATGCAACTGTTAAAGCTAACTTTGCCACCTGATTTGAAAAGCAGAGTACTTGATGCATGTAGAATTTCCTCTGATCctacagctgttgccaaaatcacaccagaagAAGCTCAGACCCTTTACAGCTTCATCACTTTAGCAGTTCAAAAGGAAGTAGTACAAAAAGTGGATTATACTCCTCTCACAAAACTTAAACAAGGAAAAGATGAGAATCCCAGGGAACTCTATGCTACAATgatgttgacagcaaaagaaAATTGTGGTTTGTCACAAGATCAGATTAATGGACTTCCTCCAGGTTACTTGCAAGATATATTTGTTAGCTGCCTTCAACCAAAGGTTAAGGCTAAAGTAGTACTGACAGTTGGGTGGGCGGGGAAAGCAATGACTGAACTAGTGGAAATAGCTCAACACCACTGGGACAACACAGAACAAAAGGAATCTAAAATGTATGAAACGCTAATGCTTGCCCAAGTGTCTCACTACACAGGCGGAGTACCGAGAGGAGGACGCAGCGGCAGAGGGATCAACCAAAGATGTGGACCAATGAATCACTCACACCACAACAAAGGTCACACGTCGCACTtcccaaacaaaaacaataggAACTGCTTCTGTTGTGGTGAACCAGATCATTGGATAAAAGATTGCCCCTATAGAACATCCCAACCTAATTTTACCCTGCCTATGGTAACTCCATCAAGTGATCACATGGAGGTCCAACAAACCCCACAGCACAATCCATAGAGCTGTCAGGACAGTGCCCAAATTGAAACAGAAATAACTTTAACAGTAGCTCCACTGATAAAACTagcaaaaacaaatgaagagcCTAACTTAACAATAGATGTAAATGGAAAATCTACATCATTTCTGGTAGATACAGGAGCTTCTCTTTCAACTTTAAGACCAATCACTTCTACAAATTTGAAATCATCTAAAGAAACTGTCAGAGCTGTGGGGGTTGGAGGGATTCCCATGTGTTTACCTGTCTCTGAGCCTACTACAGTATCTATAGGCCCGTTTACTGAAAGCATGTCAAACTTCACAACTTCTCACTCCTTTCTGCTGTCAGATACCACACCTGTAAATCTATTAGGGAGAGACTTGTTGTGCAAACTAAATTGTACCATTTACTGCACACCAGACGGTATCTTTTTAGAGACTAACCAAGATAACACAACCGCTGTACTAGCAGCTCTGATAGATCAGAACCAGCTGATGGATGcggaaaaagggaaaacacaGGATAGAATAGTGTCCAGCGTGCCCCCATCAGTATGGTCTTCTTCTTCTAATGACATTGGTTTGATCAAATCTACTGAACCAGTACAGATATTGCTGAAACAGAATGTCTCTTTGCCAAAGATTTCACAGTATCCTCTTTCtcaggaaaagagagagggcATCCGCCCTATAGTTCAATCTCTGTTAAGCCAGGGAATAATAGTGCCGTGTGATAGTCCATGCAACACGCCTATACTTCCTGTTAAAAAACCAGGTAAACCAGAATATAGATTTGTACAGGACCTACGAGCTATAAATGAAGTGGTACTCCCACGTTTCCCTTTAGTTCCAAATCCTACTACAGTTTTGTCGTCAATACCTGCCAATTCCACCCACTATACTGTGTTGGACCTTTGCAGTGCATTCTTTTCTGTCCCTCTACATAAGGATAGCcaatatttatttgcatttacatATGATGGACAACAATACACATTCACCAGATTACCCCAAGGGTATACTGAGTCACCTACAATTTTTTCTCGTGCTCTAAATAATGACCTCAAAGACGTGTCATTTCCTGGAGGCTCCACTCTGATTCAATATGTTGACGATTTACTTTTAGCCAGTCCCTCTGCCCCTGCATGCGAAATGGACACAGTTACCCTTCTCAACGCTTTAGCTGTCAAAGGCCACAAAACCTCACTTAAGAAAGCTCAACTGTGTCAGAATGAAGTCCAGTATTTGGGACATACACTATCTGGCTCCACAAGGGTCCTTACTCCCTCCAGAATAAAATCTATAATAGAAATGCCCAAACCCACAACTATGTCACAGATGAAGACATTTTTAGGTATGACGGGCTATTGCAGACAATGGATAATGGATTATGCATCACTTGCAATGCCACTCCAAGACATATGCAAACCCTCAGACTGCACTCAGCCCTTAACCTGGTCACAACAAGCTGACGATGCTTTTAACAAGTTAAAACAGGCATTACTATCTGCCCCTGCGCTCGGCCTTCCCGACTACAATCAACCATTCACTCTTTTTGTACATGAAAAATGTGGATTTGCCCAATCTGTTCTCACTCAACGTCATAACTCTGCTTACAGACCTGTGGCGTACTTTTCCTCTAAACTGGATCCCGTCGAGAGAGGGCTTCCACCTTGTCTCAAAGCCGTAGCCGCAGCAGCACTTGCTATCAACAAATCTGCTGATATTGTTTTAGGGTCACCACTAACAGTCATGGTCCCACACGATGCACTCACCCTGATTACCAGAGAGGCACATAGACATGTGACAGGGACAAGAGAAGCAAAATACGTACTAACTCTCACTGCTCCACACATTACACTAAAAAGATGTTCTATCCTTAACCCTGCTACATTACTTCCAACCGAAGATGATGGTGAACCCCATAATTGTATGGATGTCACCTCATGTTCATCTAAACCTCGTCCCGACCTTTCTGAAACTCCACTCTCTAACTCTGATCTTGTTTtcttcactgacggctctgcttatagagaaaatggaataccatatgCAGGTTatgcaatttgtgataatttctCAACTGTTGAAAGTGCCGCCCTGCCCTCCTCCAACTCCGCCCAAGTAGCTGAACTATATGCACTGATGAGAGCCTGTCAACtagcaaaaggtaaaactgttacgatctatacagattccagatatgcttttggttgtgtacatGATTTTggtatattgtgggcgaaccgaggatTTATCACATCTTCGGGGACACCCGTTAAACATGGtcaattgattggtgaactgttagaagcgtgtcaactaccttcatctattgctgttgttaaatgtgaagcccacaccaaATTCAAGGACCctgtttcactaggcaatgcttcggctgaccatgcagcaaaagaagccgccaaatttggcttacctgtccatGTAAAGCtctgcccttctatacccgctaacgatctggcttctcctaatgatgtagccctcTTACAAGAGACTGCTGATGCGAAGGAGCACAGATTGTGgctttcccatggttgtaaaaatgtaaataatttgtgggtcagcaacgacggccgcgttgttgcacccacatcTTTGTACCCGTGGCTAGCACGCATGTCACATAGTTTGTCACATGTAagcaaagggggaatgtgtcagatagtgttgaaagactggtATGCTCCAGGATTCACATCCTATGCAAGAAAATATTGTGAACAATGCCTAATCTGTCAACAACATAACCCAGGGAAAACAGTACAAACAACATTGTCAACACACCCCCCCCCACGGGGACcctttgaagctctgcaaatagactttattcatatgccaaaatgtgagggatatgaaaatgttcttgtatgCGTGGATATGTTTTCAAACTGGCCTGAAGCCTGGGCTTGCAGGAAGGCGGACTCTACTGCTGTAGTGAAATGCCTATTAAAAGACATTGTTCCACGGTTCGGCATTCCACACAGCATCAACTCAGACCGAGGTACTCATTTCACTGGACAAATAATGACTGAACTCTGTAAATCACTGGGTATTAAACAGAGACTGCATTGCCCATACCACCCGCAGTCTGCAGGGCTAGTTGAAAGACAAAATGGCATCTTGAAAAACAAACTAGCCAAACTGTGTGCTGAAACTGGGctaaaatggacaatgttgttgCCTTTGGCCCTAATGTCGATGAGGTCAACACCCGTTAGGAAGCATAAACTCACACCTCATGAAATTATTACGGGTAGACCTATGACTATACCAAGTAATTCAGTTCTATGTATGAAAAAGATGGacctccatgccatggatgaatccatgatatcattctgttctgctctaacttttgctgtccagtcaatccacagacaagtaaaagctgtccagtctcctcctagtgacaaaccgtgccataacctccaacccggcgactgggtctgtgtcagggagttccgacggaaaaacgccctgaaacctcgctggtctaaacctcaacacgtcctgctcaccaccaacaccgccgtcaagtgtgaggggcgtctaatctggatccacgcatcccactgcaagaaaaCAACTCCTCCGCCATGCACCGGAAACCAGCTGGTACCATCTTCTTCCTGGGGGTCTTCGTCCTCACCACCGTCGGAGCCAGTGAAAGAAACCACGCAGGCTCGGACAGCCCAGAAGTAGATGAACTTCAACACCCCAGACTTCGACGACTggcagaggagcaggggagcagcgcAGGCCACAGAGGCCCAGAAGCAGATGCATTATACACGCCAAAACACTCACATCTGTCGCAGGAACAAAACAGACACCCTTGCAAACACCACAAACGAGACCTAACCGTTTACCAGgagaaaataactcctaaaatatATGAAACACAACCCTCAACAAACACATACCTCCAACTGGCAAAAATGGTTGCTGAAAATAGCCCACACCCTGATAACTGTTATGTGTGTGGGTTCATTCCACACAGCACAAAAGAAGGACTCCCATTAATGACTCTGCCCATTACTTCATGTGACACCTGTTACATTTTGAACCTCAATTCCTCTTATGGGCATTGCAAATGTCACAAACCCCCCCAAATGAGACAAATGTATTGTGATAAAATTCACACTAGCTGTTATTCCTGCAGCACACCGATTCCTCTCACCCTCACCATGATCCCAAAGACATTAAAGTGGTGTGTTGAAGGCAAAGGAACTATCCACCTAGGAATATcaaactgtgactccacatactctccttctgaagaaccgcttgttaagcctaaaacaagccaaaatccactgcccgattccattaAAGATTATAactaccttgctacaatggttaatcgctgttccatacctctaccaaaaggtgtttactggatttgtggcatgAAGGCTTACGAATATCTTCCAAACGATTGGTCTGGTatatgtggtctgggccatgtggtaccagccatgagaatcgtCGCTGTACCACCGAAAGTTCGCATTGTTAAAAGAGAATTGTACACTCACACCcaaacaccatggacaagattttttggtgccctcgttccaaattacggagtcatggcagctttggatCAGATAAGGGACCTATCTCATGCAGTTGAAGACTTAGCAAATACCACAGCAAAGGGCATGTCTATGCTTTC encodes the following:
- the LOC133424383 gene encoding endogenous retrovirus group 3 member 1 Env polyprotein-like, which produces MHRKPAGTIFFLGVFVLTTVGASERNHAGSDSPEVDELQHPRLRRLAEEQGSSAGHRGPEADALYTPKHSHLSQEQNRHPCKHHKRDLTVYQEKITPKIYETQPSTNTYLQLAKMVAENSPHPDNCYVCGFIPHSTKEGLPLMTLPITSCDTCYILNLNSSYGHCKCHKPPQMRQMYCDKIHTSCYSCSTPIPLTLTMIPKTLKWCVEGKGTIHLGISNCDSTYSPSEEPLVKPKTSQNPLPDSIKDYNYLATMVNRCSIPLPKGVYWICGMKAYEYLPNDWSGICGLGHVVPAMRIVAVPPKVRIVKRELYTHTQTPWTRFFGALVPNYGVMAALDQIRDLSHAVEDLANTTAKGMSMLSQEMTAVRMMALQNRAALDYLLASQGGTCAVIKTECCTFIPNHNATIQEITDHLKNIANTLHTPVTTSLFGWFREQLGHVGYLIFEFALLGFVLLIVIWLLITCLRFTCKICMAQTTTTIMYSTVIPPLPSVEEENSDFLFKIGIDCT